The Trypanosoma brucei gambiense DAL972 chromosome 10, complete sequence genome has a segment encoding these proteins:
- a CDS encoding adenosine deaminase-like protein, putative, whose product MHVDVPHDCFPGCATPLEAFAVALRSQPRGFGWDCSAISALDGRGEVVAGFVLGLPRASPCDKISGPSFVCVSLGSGTRCVGYKPVEFTVEADLMLRDGHAEVMARRGLVAFLLDAAAYLSRGDDRLHFAVERHHCFPQFSGGDASCDAVGECFRLRPDVSVHLVCTEYPCGAMSTPFGGAHVLLSTPSGRSLFDGGLDSNPLLVGEEHVSRRDGKTLPEFVDARVFDGPGSFTVCYGHRVAAHRCWPVDDMPFVARVKPGKGRQNLCMSCSDKLLRWHCLGIQGRRRMRLFPEPIRLAAVWLPRKVSVVSDNCVAVSAFSPLEKAREGLNSRLHCFCPRLRPEELGAPSEGTNEPVRGGSPFPQVDVCDFESSALRLILVGMSGDDTPLGNGGAPKRKDESCWSRAAWATVEDGNQVVPCSAGAKRRRGELEGVVVRCVLRWNEESTAALNTKAGVPRGVTKQSMNRTVQQLLQLQSDVYSGAKPPDPDTAALLEGIASRFPLSRLWMALRQREIARTVSGRYHQSCRRLQAFPPTEGEADHETRRVGNYSLYIPQRVVSVGDMAEIGRNIASGDSVHCWLQGSQRVGESVPDEVWKEGLGRKIPLLWVEKREQRVA is encoded by the coding sequence ATGCATGTGGATGTGCCTCACGACTGTTTCCCGGGTTGTGCCACTCCTCTTGAGGCATTTGCTGTAGCCCTCCGTTCTCAACCGCGTGGTTTTGGTTGGGACTGTAGTGCAATTAGTGCCCTGGATGGTAGGGGGGAGGTGGTAGCAGGGTTTGTGCTGGGACTGCCCCGCGCCTCTCCCTGTGATAAAATTAGTGGTCCTAGTTTTGTGTGCGTCTCATTGGGAAGTGGGACGCGTTGTGTGGGTTACAAACCAGTGGAGTTTACTGTTGAGGCCGATTTGATGCTGAGAGACGGGCACGCGGAGGTTATGGCCCGGCGTGGCCTCGTGGCATTCCTTCTGGATGCAGCAGCGTATCTTTCACGGGGTGACGACCGACTTCATTTTGCCGTTGAGCGTCACCATTGTTTTCCTCAGTTCTCCGGCGGTGACGCAAGTTGTGATGCAGTGGGGGAGTGTTTCCGTCTTCGGCCCGACGTGAGCGTGCACTTGGTGTGCACAGAGTATCCCTGCGGTGCGATGTCTACCCCATTCGGCGGGGCTCATGTGCTCCTGAGTACGCCTAGCGGCCGTTCCCTTTTCGACGGCGGATTGGATAGCAACCCTTTGCTCGTTGGAGAGGAGCATGTATCTCGCCGCGATGGCAAGACCCTACCTGAGTTTGTGGACGCTCGCGTGTTTGATGGTCCCGGCTCCTTTACCGTTTGCTATGGCCACCGGGTAGCTGCTCACCGGTGCTGGCCGGTGGACGATATGCCGTTCGTAGCCCGTGTCAAACCGGGGAAGGGTCGGCAAAACCTCTGCATGTCGTGTTCGGACAAATTGCTTCGCTGGCACTGCTTGGGCATCCAGGGCCGAAGACGAATGCGACTGTTTCCGGAGCCCATCCGCCTGGCGGCGGTGTGGCTTCCGCGAAAGGTTAGCGTTGTTAGTGACAACTGTGTAGCGGTTAGTGCGTTTTCCCCTCTAGAGAAAGCAAGAGAGGGCCTAAATAGCCGCTTGCATTGTTTTTGTCCTCGTCTTCGCCCTGAGGAACTAGGTGCCCCCTCTGAGGGAACAAATGAGCCTGTGCGAGGTGGTTCGCCATTTCCGCAGGTGGATGTTTGTGATTTTGAATCGTCCGCCCTCCGTTTGATCCTGGTGGGCATGAGTGGGGACGATACCCCTCTGGGAAACGGTGGCGCGCCCAAAAGAAAGGATGAATCATGCTGGTCCCGTGCTGCGTGGGCCACAGTGGAGGATGGAAATCAAGTTGTTCCCTGTTCCGCGGGTGCAAAAAGGCGTAGGGGGGAACTTGAGGGCGTCGTCGTGCGGTGCGTTTTGCGCTGGAACGAAGAGAGCACCGCAGCGTTGAACACCAAGGCTGGTGTTCCACGTGGCGTAACGAAGCAAAGTATGAATCGCACAGTGCAACAATTGCTTCAGCTTCAATCGGACGTATATTCGGGAGCAAAACCTCCTGACCCTGATACCGCTGCGCTACTGGAGGGGATAGCGTCTCGGTTTCCACTCTCTAGGTTGTGGATGGCGTTAAGGCAGCGGGAAATTGCCCGGACGGTTTCGGGGAGATATCATCAAAGCTGTCGTAGGTTACAGGCCTTTCCTCCAACGGAGGGTGAAGCTGATCACGAAACTAGGCGAGTTGGCAATTATTCGCTTTATATTCCTCAGCGGGTTGTGTCGGTTGGTGACATGGCGGAAATAGGGAGGAACATCGCATCTGGTGACTCCGTGCATTGTTGGCTACAGGGGTCGCAGCGTGTCGGAGAGTCCGTCCCTGACGAGGTGTGGAAGGAGGGGCTAGGACGTAAAATTCCGTTGCTTTGGGTAGAAAAGCGGGAGCAACGCGTTGCATGA
- a CDS encoding HNRNPA, with the protein MKRTPVRVLNVTVAFLQGWGGGSSGGGWGSDDGPGNGSGGGGSGGRGGWGSGGGGGGGWGSGGGAGGGWGSGGGAGGGWGSGGGGNGGWGSGGGGGGGWGSGGGGRGSGGGSNGGWGSGRGGSAHGFSNPWNDGDAGWRGAATGARANRGRGGFRRGRGGADDGVWGQPNVVDEEAWTAAPPSFNPPVRRVDPLTLTAVEVEIDGIKKLVGQRVQVSGLSDETTWHTLKDHLRQAGEVTFCKVFSGGRAVVEFVTPEDAARAITELQASELEGATLFLREDREDTVLVNTRRKIREVRDAQLRARKEEMEKKRREQAIAEGDCSAPAPPSEVAGDAGQKV; encoded by the coding sequence ATGAAGCGCACACCTGTTAGGGTGCTGAATGTCACGGTGGCCTTTCTCCAAGGGTGGGGGGGTGGCTCTTCTGGTGGGGGATGGGGATCCGACGATGGCCCAGGCAATGGtagcggtggcggtggcagCGGTGGAAGAGGCGGCTGGGGCTCtggtggaggaggcggcggTGGGTGGGGCTCTGGTGGAGGTGCCGGCGGTGGGTGGGGCTCTGGTGGAGGTGCCGGCGGTGGGTGGGGCTCTGGCGGAGGTGGCAACGGCGGCTGGGGCTCtggtggaggaggcggcggTGGCTGGGGCTCTGGCGGAGGTGGCCGTGGCTCTGGTGGGGGCAGCAACGGCGGCTGGGGCTCTGGTCGGGGTGGAAGTGCTCATGGTTTCAGTAACCCGTGGAACGACGGCGATGCCGGGTGGCGCGGTGCAGCTACCGGTGCTCGGGCAAACCGTGGGCGTGGTGGTTTCCGACGCGGTCGTGGTGGTGCGGATGATGGCGTCTGGGGTCAACCAAACGTGGTCGACGAGGAGGCATGGACTGCTGCCCCCCCTAGCTTCAACCCCCCTGTGCGGCGTGTGGATCCGTTAACCCTTACCGCGGTGGAGGTGGAGATTGATGGCATTAAGAAGTTGGTGGGCCAGCGTGTGCAGGTGTCTGGACTTTCCGACGAAACTACTTGGCACACACTCAAGGATCATTTGCGTCAAGCGGGGGAGGTCACCTTTTGCAAAGTTTTCTCAGGGGGAAGAGCTGTGGTGGAATTTGTCACCCCGGAAGACGCTGCCCGTGCCATAACGGAACTGCAGGCGTCCGAGTTGGAGGGCGCCACTCTTTTTCTGCGGGAGGATAGGGAGGACACCGTATTAGTGAACACGCGGAGAAAAATACGTGAGGTCCGGGATGCACAGCTTCGTGCTCGtaaggaagaaatggagaAGAAGCGTCGGGAGCAGGCGATAGCGGAAGGAGATTGTAGCGCGCCCGCGCCTCCCTCTGAAGTGGCAGGTGATGCCGGTCAGAAGGTGTAA